GAGTCATCTTCAGGATCTTCTACggattcttcaacaatatcgTTTACACTCAATAGTCTGTCGTCTTTAGTGACGGACACAAAAAGGTGTTTGATATACTTCCTTGAAACAGTATCGTTGTCTGGAACTCTTATGTACGTACCATTTGGCACGAAGAAACAAGCTGCATCTGTTGTTTGAAACATCTGGAGTGCTTCCTTATAAGTCACTGGGTTGGAGTAGTCAGGTTGCTTGGTACCCAAAATCAGATCTCTCCAACTGCGATACACAACATATCCTCTTTCTTGTGGAATAGGTTTTCCTAGGATGAAGTGAGATAATCTCAACTTGTGACAAGAGAGCTCAAAGGCTCTCTTCCAGTAAATCTCAACGTACCGACTAATCAACCCCTTATTTGTGATTAAAGCTAAAACTGCAAACGctgaaatcaccaagtctCCATATGCATACAACTTTACCGGAAGTAATACATTTTTATGGCTAGACAAAAGCTCTGGGTTTAACAAGTATCTCAATCCCCAAGTCACGCTTCCAATGccaatgaaaatgaaagCCGTATACACTTTCCCACTCAAATATATTCTGGATAACTGCAATCCCAATGGCTTCACTAATGCATCGTGTATAAGCCTGGCATTCGGGTCATCGGGACTCCTAATGAAGAATAACACCCCAGGTCTCAAGATTTTGTTTCTAGTCATTCCTATGAATAATGCAAATGACAACATGTATAACGTTCCATAAGCCCAGTACAAGGTAATTCTGACATAATTGGCAGAAAAGTAGCTTGAAACTGAAGTGAACAACACCAAATACTCGTGGGACGTCACTTGAAAATTGTCCAATAGCACTGGTGCAAAACAAAAGTCAAGTAGCCAACCACAGTAAACTGGGAAAAAGAATATCTCAATGGAGAATATAAAGAATACTTTGAGGGTTGCAAAACACTCAAATAAAGCAGAGTACACCCTTCTAGGAGTTCCCACCACGGGCAGTTGGTTTTTCGATAAGCCCTTCATCACCATATACGCAATACACCCGATAAACAAGTATCCAGTTACAATGGTTATGGTTCTTTCTACCATACTAGGTTGGTGTTGAGTTAATCTAAGCAAGTCAGAAAATACCTCAATGGTAGGGACATAAACCATATCGTAAAAGATGTATAGTAAGAACTCCAATTGCGTACTATGCTTCTTCATGGTGGAAACATAGTTTGCAATCACACCATTGACgtccatcaacttcaaaggcCGTTCAAGTACAACAGTCTTTGCAACTTGGAATAAAACAGCATTAGCTCCTACCAAAGCACTCCCCAACGACTGGGGGATCAAATAAGTTATGAATAAATAGACGCTAATCACTGCATCACacattatcatcaacaatatgGGAGTAGacatgttcaagttcaagccCAACATTGCAAATACGTTGTTTTCATCGCCATCTTCGccatcttcaccatcattTAGTACATCGTCCATCATTCTGTCGAATTCTTCTTGCGCTTGCAACCGGTCGTTGCCATTATCGTTGTTGTTAGTGTCGTTATTCTCGTTGTTATTgttatcatcattgtcgttttcatctccatctccatcttcGTGATTATCCCCGTCATTATGATGGATAGGGGCACCTACAGCGTTACTCGGTTCAGCGTCCATAGGCACATCAGTATGGGCTTCTGCGAAACCGGCATATTCAAGTGGGGCAATTAATTCTGGATTTTGTTCTGGTTGCTGGGGTTGTTGGAACTGTACATGTTCTTGTGGCGGTGGTCTGAAATGCGTTTCTTCAGAATCATCTTGCTCCTCGTCCTCTgtctcatcatcattatcatcatcaccattctCGTCTACGTCCCGGAATCGACGAGTATTCTCTTGTAGTTCGGCAATCAACTCGTCCTGCCGTCTCCTCTGCAAATTGGGTCCGTTTAAATCATTAATGGCATGCGCGATCAACTCGATTCTATCCACCACATCGCCGGCGTTGGCATTGCCATCACGAGCTTCCTGCCGTAACCCATTCAATGCGTCCTGAAACATGTCGGCGAGTTTGGACTTGGGTTCTTTGCCAAttcttttcatcaacatctttgtGTACCCTTCGTCACGTACCACCCATTCATGCTCCACAAAAAGAGCCAAGTGTACAAGCACATACACGAGAATATAGATGACTCCGCTAGAGTATGTGTGGTCCAAGAAATGTCTGAGCTTGTGGAAAGTCAAGTCTGCAGGGTTGTCAAACGATattgagttgaaggtgCTTTCTCCGTACAAAAGAGCCTCGATAAACTTGGGGTTTTCTGGTGGCAAACGCCCATCAATCCCCCACGTACAAAGCCGCCCcatgaatttgaaaaatattgGAACTTGTATGCAAACACAAACGATGTATAACAATATGGAGATACCTTTGCCGACGGTTTTGCCAATACTCGACATCAACTTTAGTAAGATCAGCAGGAGTGGGATTCGAGCGGGCATTTTGGGATCGTAGATGGTTCTGAACTGGTATGGGGTATTACAGATATCACACTTTTTGACCGATTTGTTGCTGTGTTTAAGCCATTCCATTAAACagtgttgatgaatatACTTGATTGATCCTTTGCACTTACAAGGATGCAACAAGGGTTCGAGATCCGTGTGCTCACCACGACAAATCCGGCAAAGCGGTTGTACTTCCATGATAATTTCTGAGCAACTTCTGAATGTGTAATAACACGGGAATTCAAGGTGGTGTTCCAATCGTGTCTTGTGATGCTGTTGATTAGTTAGTAGCAGCAGATAATTTGCTTGAACCAGTCGCGCAGTCGAGGCTACCATTTTGTGCCTACACACGACCACAACCTAAAATCTACGAAACGTTGCATCATGAAAAGGGAGCGTATATTCTAAACAAGTGTCAGACAGTGGAACTAAACTAATTGGTTTCCGGGTCGGCTTCTGGAGGGGCAAGaggctcttcttcattatTTTTCTCGCTGTTTGCTTCCGGGGCCTTTTGAGAAGACGATTCTTCCGAAATCGCCCTCTTCACAACCTCAAGAGGAGTCTCTTTAGGTTCATTGGGCTCAATATTATCATTGGGCAAGGCATCAGCCTTGGAGGTCTTGGTTTGAgtattgaagttgtactCACTCAAGTTATTGGGGTAGCTGTTACAGTCAAAGTCCCAGGTTCCCACCAACTTGGCAGCTTCACAACGAGACTTAGTCCATTTCTGCCCGTAAATTAAAGGAGAGTAGTTGATGTAGAAGTAGGTGCTGATAGCCATATATGCACCAAAAATCCCGAAAACAACGTACTTCACTCCGGTGGAATGAGTGGCAAAGTAACTGAGTGCAATGTCCAAGAAGTGAGCAGTCGTCAAAATACCAAAGTATAACGCTGGCAAGTAGTGGTGTAAAAACAATTGTCTTCCCATAATAAAGAATGGGAAGTAGTGAAGGAACCATCCCAAAAAGTAGGTGAGCACTTGGtagttgaaattgaaaacatGCTTCTCATCGACCACAACTTTAGCCGCTTGCCATCTTACAATCTGAACAGTCACATACACAGCGAAAGTCAACAAtgataaagaagaagcccACCAAATAGCAGgatttccaaagaagtaCACATGCTTGGAGTCTTTGACCCAATAGTTAATTCctctcaacaacaaaggCCATTCATGAGGACTTGATTGCCATGGGTGGTGATCGGTCAACCCTGCATTTATCTTCCACATTCTTTTgtgaacttcaacaaacttttccaagaaCGAAGGTTCTGCGTAGTTCACGATGAGCGAGTGGTTGGAAGGTACCCGATAGTTTTCGTTGGTCTCGATGTGGAAAAATGTCAAAGGTCTAGATCCCAGGCCAGCAGCAGtaacttcttgttgttcaaatccCCAACTAGGTAACTTGGCAGAAGCAGCAAATAGATAGTTACCGGACATGGCATGCTTCAATCTGAAAACGGTTGTTAAGGCTTTAACGTAGTATTTGGAAGGAATATCTTTGGTGCTCTTTTGAATTACTTCAACGATCCAATCATCATTGGCATCACCTGCAAATCCTTCATAACCATAACAACTAACTTCCTTTTGCCAGTCTCTTTCACTGACTGGAGGCTTTTCGTCATGTGAGTGTAATCTCTTTCCAGTGTTGAGGTGCTTCAATCTAATCTTCATACCATCATGAAGTGGTTCGAATTCTTCGGTGGTCGTTCTGTTATAGTGTTCAATTACccatttgttgttggaatcCAAGTGTGGGTACAAAGTGATTTGTTGTTGCTTGGAACCAGCTGGATAGAAATGGTTGTGAGAGTGTAAGTAACCAGCTTGAGTTTCCACGTGACGTATAGTGACGATTGAACCCAATCCGACATGAGCCTCAATGTCACGAGGAATGGTGTTTCCATTCAAAGTAGTTCTAAAAGCACTTGACATGAAAGCAGCCCCATCGCCTTCGTTAGGcaacaaattgaagtgGATATAGAAAAAGGTGATGTACAAGGCAAGTGGAATTCCCAACAACACAGCACCACGGATTGCAAAGTGACTGAGAATTGTTTTAGGTCTCACCGATAAGTCACCGATGATGAACCACAATTGCAACAAGCAGCATACTCCGACCCAGGAAATCGTGAACAAACCAACCCATTTGGAACTCAACGAAAGCCCCAAGGCAATACCACACGCGATCAAGCTCTTGTACCAGGTAAAAGTAAATGGAACCAGGTTCTCAAATCTCTTGTATGAGTACACGGCAGCCGCAATGA
Above is a window of Yamadazyma tenuis chromosome 1, complete sequence DNA encoding:
- a CDS encoding RING-type E3 ubiquitin transferase (COG:A; BUSCO:EOG09260DFJ; EggNog:ENOG503NWVQ); protein product: MEWLKHSNKSVKKCDICNTPYQFRTIYDPKMPARIPLSSILLKLMSSIGKTVGKGISILLYIVCVCIQVPIFFKFMGRLCTWGIDGRLPPENPKFIEALLYGESTFNSISFDNPADLTFHKLRHFLDHTYSSGVIYILVYVLVHLALFVEHEWVVRDEGYTKMLMKRIGKEPKSKLADMFQDALNGLRQEARDGNANAGDVVDRIELIAHAINDLNGPNLQRRRQDELIAELQENTRRFRDVDENGDDDNDDETEDEEQDDSEETHFRPPPQEHVQFQQPQQPEQNPELIAPLEYAGFAEAHTDVPMDAEPSNAVGAPIHHNDGDNHEDGDGDENDNDDNNNNENNDTNNNDNGNDRLQAQEEFDRMMDDVLNDGEDGEDGDENNVFAMLGLNLNMSTPILLMIMCDAVISVYLFITYLIPQSLGSALVGANAVLFQVAKTVVLERPLKLMDVNGVIANYVSTMKKHSTQLEFLLYIFYDMVYVPTIEVFSDLLRLTQHQPSMVERTITIVTGYLFIGCIAYMVMKGLSKNQSPVVGTPRRVYSALFECFATLKVFFIFSIEIFFFPVYCGWLLDFCFAPVLLDNFQVTSHEYLVLFTSVSSYFSANYVRITLYWAYGTLYMLSFALFIGMTRNKILRPGVLFFIRSPDDPNARLIHDALVKPLGLQLSRIYLSGKVYTAFIFIGIGSVTWGLRYLLNPELLSSHKNVLLPVKLYAYGDLVISAFAVLALITNKGLISRYVEIYWKRAFELSCHKLRLSHFILGKPIPQERGYVVYRSWRDSILGTKQPDYSNPVTYKEALQMFQTTDAACFFVPNGTYIRVPDNDTVSRKYIKHLFVSVTKDDRLLSVNDIVEESVEDPEDDSNDEETTTEDNYTVVYNPPHLKVRCVELIIMLWVFAVLLIISLFLTAVVLGKPVTKAISVVTGFGDFLAVRGSSGALKSIEKFINRNNWKLADITSLSIGALMELMTLAYYHNHYVAINELDHVDVWNNLFLFNNENGGNNNGNNDRLAINVRIGRNFAIPLNAITAASTFSSALLSTLWMVNAHVFVVDVPLRIYKDIDVLPFSDFYIDRWAIAGHLLISPWTIWPNIRLFFSRDLRGVETFSFKEVLHRYDLYQNLVKFCVLISCAVFITYKMHHQTYETSDLLVAPIAFGGFVVVHSFFRLKTLFNFYDQQIKNEKYVRGRALENIDG
- the PMT1 gene encoding Dolichyl-phosphate-mannose--protein mannosyltransferase 1 (CAZy:GT39; EggNog:ENOG503NUGH; COG:O), yielding MAKSKSSKAPIQKATVSVDDPIDDLSFSNGPSRPFLNTTPSLDVVKARKLLPKEYLLLASLVVFAVNIRLADLAFPNSVVFDEVHFGGFSKKYILGTYFMDVHPPLAKMLFAAVALVGGFKGDFSFEKIGNEYPEGVPFQLMRIFPALLGIGTVLLCYLTLRAGGCRPTVCFITSGLLIIENANVTISRYILLDSPLIFFIAAAVYSYKRFENSVPFTFTWYKSLIACGIALGLSLSSKWVGLFTISWVGVCCLLQLWFIIGDLSVRPKTILSHFAIRGAVLLGIPLALYITFFYIHFNLLPNEGDGAAFMSSAFRTTLNGNTIPRDIEAHVGLGSIVTIRHVETQAGYLHSHNHFYPAGSKQQQITLYPHLDSNNKWVIEHYNRTTTEEFEPLHDGMKIRLKHLNTGKRLHSHDEKPPVSERDWQKEVSCYGYEGFAGDANDDWIVEVIQKSTKDIPSKYYVKALTTVFRLKHAMSGNYLFAASAKLPSWGFEQQEVTAAGSGSRPLTFFHIETNENYRVPSNHSLIVNYAEPSFLEKFVEVHKRMWKINAGLTDHHPWQSSPHEWPLLLRGINYWVKDSKHVYFFGNPAIWWASSLSLLTFAVYVTVQIVRWQAAKVVVDEKHVFNFNYQVLTYFLGWFLHYFPFFIMGRQLFLHHYLPALYFGILTTAHFLDIALSYFATHSTGVKYVVFGIFGAYMAISTYFYINYSPLIYGQKWTKSRCEAAKLVGTWDFDCNSYPNNLSEYNFNTQTKTSKADALPNDNIEPNEPKETPLEVVKRAISEESSSQKAPEANSEKNNEEEPLAPPEADPETN